The Campylobacter sp. RM10537 genome has a segment encoding these proteins:
- a CDS encoding GatB/YqeY domain-containing protein yields MTLKEQILNDIKEAMKQKNDFKRDVLRTLNAALKQVEIDQRIILDDEKIFKIIIGEIKKRKDAADIYIKGKREDLAQKENDEIAILEIYLPKQLSDEELKSSLKKIIEKLGVNSLKEQGLVMKEAKEEFGARVDGKRLNEALRAILS; encoded by the coding sequence ATGACACTTAAAGAGCAAATTTTAAATGATATTAAAGAGGCAATGAAACAAAAAAATGATTTTAAGCGAGATGTTTTAAGAACCTTAAATGCAGCTTTAAAACAAGTAGAAATTGATCAAAGAATAATTCTTGATGATGAAAAAATATTTAAGATTATTATTGGTGAAATAAAAAAGAGAAAAGATGCAGCAGATATTTATATTAAAGGCAAAAGAGAGGATTTAGCTCAAAAAGAAAATGATGAAATTGCTATTCTTGAAATTTATTTACCAAAGCAATTAAGCGATGAAGAATTAAAATCATCATTAAAAAAAATAATTGAAAAATTAGGGGTAAATTCTTTGAAAGAACAAGGACTTGTTATGAAAGAAGCCAAGGAGGAATTTGGAGCAAGGGTTGATGGAAAAAGATTAAATGAAGCATTAAGGGCAATTTTAAGCTAA
- the lpxD gene encoding UDP-3-O-(3-hydroxymyristoyl)glucosamine N-acyltransferase, with protein MRLKEIAEFLSLEYYDEDIEITALNSLLRANFTELTYCDGEKNAKDIPNTGAAAILVSKEHENLVPKDTKVLITQNPHLSFAFLSKLFAKPLFEQVKEKKQNIAKSVKIMPNVYIGNNVNIGENVVIMAGAYIGDNVSIGDESIIHPNVVIYNDTKIGKKCHLLANCVIGSDGFGYAHNKNGEHYKIYHNGNVILEDFVEIGACTTIDRAVFDSTIIKAGTKVDNLVQIGHNCDIGQNCIIVAQTGISGSSQLGRNVVMGGQSATSGHLKIGDFSTIAARGGVSKNLEGGRVYGGFPIMLQKDWLKLQAKIAIKFKE; from the coding sequence ATGAGATTAAAAGAAATAGCAGAATTTTTAAGCTTGGAATATTATGATGAAGATATTGAAATTACTGCTTTAAATTCTTTATTAAGAGCAAATTTTACAGAACTAACGTATTGCGATGGGGAAAAAAATGCTAAAGATATTCCTAATACTGGAGCTGCTGCAATATTAGTAAGCAAAGAACATGAAAATTTGGTTCCTAAGGATACAAAAGTATTAATCACTCAAAATCCACATTTGAGTTTTGCTTTTTTAAGTAAACTTTTTGCAAAACCTTTGTTTGAGCAAGTTAAAGAAAAAAAACAAAATATTGCCAAGAGTGTTAAAATTATGCCGAATGTTTATATAGGCAACAATGTTAATATTGGGGAAAATGTAGTTATTATGGCTGGTGCTTATATCGGCGATAATGTCAGTATAGGGGATGAAAGTATAATTCATCCTAATGTAGTGATTTATAATGATACTAAAATTGGAAAAAAATGCCATCTTTTAGCAAATTGTGTTATAGGAAGTGATGGTTTTGGTTATGCACATAATAAAAATGGAGAACATTATAAAATTTATCACAATGGTAATGTTATTTTGGAAGATTTTGTAGAAATTGGAGCTTGCACAACAATTGATAGAGCTGTTTTTGATAGTACGATTATTAAAGCAGGAACTAAAGTAGATAATCTCGTTCAAATAGGACATAATTGCGATATAGGACAAAATTGTATTATTGTGGCTCAAACTGGAATTTCGGGTTCAAGCCAATTAGGAAGAAATGTTGTTATGGGTGGTCAAAGTGCTACAAGTGGCCATTTAAAAATAGGAGATTTTAGCACAATAGCAGCACGAGGTGGAGTAAGCAAAAATCTTGAAGGGGGTAGAGTTTATGGAGGTTTTCCTATTATGCTTCAAAAAGATTGGCTTAAGCTCCAAGCTAAGATAGCTATAAAATTTAAAGAATAA
- a CDS encoding bifunctional 3,4-dihydroxy-2-butanone 4-phosphate synthase/GTP cyclohydrolase II, translating to MKFVSIEQAIEDLKQGKMLVMVDAEDRENEGDLIFPAQFSTKEKVNFMIKEARGVVCVALADKIAKKFNLDLMVPQNTSNHETAFTITVDAKKAKTGVSAYERDMTIKIFADDEAKVEDFVRPGHINPLIAKSGGVLERTGHTEGTVDLCRLAGLKEACVICEIVKDDGDMARREDLEKFCEKHNLNMIAVSDIIEYRLKHESLITLKEQSDTFLAGFKAKKFVFTDHNHIQHIVFSFGEIQKCTNVKFHISGSDFELLTSDKFSKLLEQIKFLYENSGVIVFMQGEKSSVTQFKNYGIGAQILRYFKIEEIKLLSQSCDKDYIGLEGFGLNLKVCNFN from the coding sequence ATGAAATTTGTAAGCATTGAGCAAGCTATTGAAGATTTAAAACAAGGCAAAATGCTTGTAATGGTTGATGCAGAAGATAGAGAAAATGAAGGAGATCTAATTTTTCCTGCTCAATTTAGCACAAAAGAAAAAGTTAATTTTATGATAAAAGAGGCTAGAGGTGTTGTTTGTGTGGCACTTGCGGATAAAATTGCTAAAAAATTTAATCTTGATTTGATGGTGCCGCAAAATACTTCCAATCATGAAACCGCTTTTACAATCACAGTAGATGCTAAAAAAGCTAAAACTGGTGTAAGTGCTTATGAGCGAGATATGACTATAAAAATTTTTGCAGATGATGAAGCAAAAGTAGAAGATTTTGTTCGACCTGGTCATATTAATCCTTTAATTGCTAAAAGCGGAGGAGTATTAGAAAGAACAGGACATACAGAAGGGACTGTAGATCTTTGTCGTTTAGCGGGATTAAAAGAAGCTTGTGTGATTTGTGAAATTGTTAAAGATGATGGAGATATGGCACGCAGAGAGGATTTGGAAAAATTTTGCGAGAAACATAATCTTAATATGATTGCAGTTTCTGATATCATAGAATATAGATTAAAACATGAAAGCCTTATTACCTTAAAAGAACAAAGTGATACTTTTTTAGCAGGTTTTAAAGCTAAAAAATTTGTTTTTACTGATCATAATCATATACAACACATTGTGTTTTCTTTTGGAGAAATTCAAAAATGTACCAATGTTAAATTTCATATTAGCGGAAGTGATTTTGAGCTTTTAACGTCGGATAAATTTTCAAAACTTTTAGAACAAATTAAATTTTTATATGAAAACAGTGGTGTGATTGTTTTTATGCAAGGGGAAAAATCAAGTGTAACTCAATTTAAAAATTATGGTATAGGAGCTCAAATTTTAAGATATTTTAAAATAGAAGAGATTAAGCTTTTATCTCAAAGTTGCGATAAAGATTATATAGGTTTAGAAGGTTTTGGACTAAATCTTAAAGTTTGTAATTTTAATTAG
- the rpsG gene encoding 30S ribosomal protein S7: MRRRKAPVREVLPDPIYGNKVITKFINSLMYDGKKSVATTIMYGALEAIDKKGGEKKGIDIFNEAIENIKPLLEVKSRRVGGATYQVPVEVRPARQQALAIRWIISFARKRSERTMIEKLAGELLDAANSKGASFKKKEDTYKMAEANKAFAHYRW, translated from the coding sequence ATGAGAAGAAGAAAAGCTCCGGTAAGAGAAGTTTTACCTGATCCGATTTATGGTAATAAAGTAATCACAAAATTTATTAATTCTTTAATGTATGATGGAAAAAAAAGTGTTGCAACAACTATTATGTATGGTGCTTTAGAAGCTATTGATAAAAAAGGTGGTGAAAAGAAAGGGATCGATATTTTCAATGAAGCTATTGAAAATATTAAACCTCTTTTAGAAGTAAAATCTCGTCGTGTAGGTGGTGCTACTTATCAGGTTCCAGTTGAAGTAAGACCTGCCAGACAACAAGCTTTGGCTATTCGCTGGATTATTTCTTTTGCAAGAAAAAGAAGTGAAAGAACAATGATAGAAAAACTTGCAGGAGAACTTTTAGATGCTGCTAATAGCAAAGGTGCCTCCTTTAAGAAAAAAGAAGATACTTATAAAATGGCTGAAGCAAATAAAGCATTTGCTCATTATCGTTGGTAA
- the rpsL gene encoding 30S ribosomal protein S12 — translation MPTINQLVRKERKKVLEKSKSPALKNCPQRRGVCTRVYTTTPKKPNSALRKVAKVRLTSGFEVISYIGGEGHNLQEHSIVLVRGGRVKDLPGVKYHIVRGALDTAGVAKRTVSRSKYGAKRPKAGAAK, via the coding sequence GTGCCAACCATAAATCAATTGGTTAGAAAAGAGCGTAAAAAAGTTTTAGAAAAATCTAAATCTCCAGCTCTTAAAAATTGTCCACAAAGAAGGGGAGTTTGCACTAGAGTTTATACAACAACTCCTAAAAAGCCAAACTCAGCGTTAAGAAAAGTTGCCAAAGTAAGACTTACTAGTGGTTTTGAAGTGATTAGCTATATCGGTGGTGAAGGTCATAACCTTCAAGAACATAGCATTGTTTTAGTACGTGGTGGTAGAGTTAAAGACTTACCAGGTGTGAAATATCATATTGTACGTGGTGCGCTTGATACCGCAGGTGTTGCAAAAAGAACAGTTTCTCGTTCTAAATATGGTGCTAAGCGTCCTAAAGCAGGTGCTGCTAAGTAA
- the fusA gene encoding elongation factor G, whose translation MSRTTPLKKVRNIGIAAHIDAGKTTTSERILFFTGMSHKIGEVHDGAATMDWMEQEKERGITITSAATTCFWKDHQINLIDTPGHVDFTIEVERSMRVLDGAVAVFCSVGGVQPQSETVWRQANKYGVPRIVFVNKMDRIGANFYNVEDQIRNRLKANPVPLQIPIGAEDNFKGVIDLVTMKALVWEDDTKPTDYVEKEIPAELKEKAEEYRTKMIEAVSETSDELMEKYLSGEELTLEEIKTGIKAGCLSLAIVPMLCGTAFKNKGVQPLLDAVVAYLPAPDEVANIRGEYEDGTEVSVKSTDDGEFAGLAFKIMTDPFVGQLTFVRVYRGSLESGSYAYNSTKDKKERIGRLLKMHSNKREEIKVLYAGEIGAVVGLKDTLTGDTLASEKDKVILERMDFPDPVISVAVEPKTKADQEKMSIALNKLAQEDPSFRVSTDEESGQTIISGMGELHLEIIVDRMLREFKVEAEVGQPQVAYRETIRKTVEQEYKYAKQSGGRGQYGHVFLRLEPLEPGSGYEFVNDIKGGVIPKEYIPAVDKGIQEALQNGVLAGYPVEDVKVTVYDGSYHEVDSSEMAFKLAASMGFKEGARKAGAVILEPMMKVEVETPEEYMGDVIGDLNKRRGQVNSMDERGGNKIITAFCPLAEMFGYSTDLRSQTQGRATYSMEFDHYDEVPKNVSEEIIKKRNG comes from the coding sequence ATGTCAAGAACTACTCCTTTAAAAAAAGTTAGAAATATAGGAATTGCAGCGCATATTGATGCTGGAAAAACAACAACAAGTGAAAGAATTCTTTTCTTCACTGGAATGAGTCATAAAATCGGCGAAGTGCATGATGGTGCTGCAACTATGGACTGGATGGAGCAAGAAAAAGAAAGAGGTATTACAATTACTTCTGCTGCAACAACTTGTTTTTGGAAAGATCATCAAATCAATCTTATCGACACTCCAGGCCACGTGGATTTTACAATTGAAGTTGAAAGATCAATGCGTGTTTTAGATGGTGCTGTAGCTGTTTTTTGTTCAGTTGGTGGGGTTCAACCTCAATCAGAAACTGTTTGGAGACAAGCAAATAAGTATGGAGTTCCAAGAATAGTTTTTGTTAATAAAATGGATAGAATTGGTGCTAATTTCTATAATGTAGAAGATCAAATTCGCAATCGTTTAAAAGCAAATCCAGTGCCACTTCAAATTCCAATTGGTGCTGAAGATAATTTTAAAGGTGTTATAGACCTTGTAACAATGAAAGCTTTGGTTTGGGAAGATGATACAAAGCCAACAGATTATGTTGAAAAAGAAATTCCAGCAGAATTAAAAGAAAAAGCTGAAGAATATCGCACTAAAATGATAGAAGCAGTTTCTGAAACTTCTGATGAATTGATGGAAAAATACCTTAGCGGAGAAGAATTAACTCTTGAGGAAATCAAAACAGGAATTAAAGCTGGATGCCTAAGTCTTGCCATTGTTCCTATGCTTTGTGGAACAGCTTTTAAAAATAAAGGTGTTCAACCTTTATTGGATGCTGTTGTAGCTTATTTACCAGCTCCTGATGAGGTAGCAAATATTAGAGGTGAATATGAAGATGGTACAGAAGTTTCTGTAAAATCAACTGATGATGGTGAATTTGCTGGACTTGCCTTTAAAATTATGACCGATCCATTTGTTGGACAACTTACTTTCGTTCGTGTTTATCGTGGTAGCTTAGAAAGCGGTTCTTATGCTTATAACTCTACAAAAGATAAGAAAGAAAGAATTGGTCGTTTATTAAAGATGCATTCAAATAAAAGAGAAGAAATTAAAGTTCTTTATGCAGGAGAAATTGGTGCTGTTGTGGGGCTTAAAGATACCTTAACGGGTGATACTTTAGCTAGTGAAAAAGATAAAGTTATTTTAGAAAGAATGGATTTTCCAGATCCAGTTATTTCTGTTGCAGTTGAACCAAAAACTAAAGCAGATCAAGAAAAAATGTCTATAGCTTTAAATAAACTTGCACAAGAAGATCCAAGTTTTAGAGTTTCTACTGATGAAGAAAGTGGTCAAACTATTATTTCAGGTATGGGTGAACTTCACTTAGAAATTATTGTTGATCGTATGCTTCGTGAATTTAAGGTTGAAGCTGAAGTAGGTCAACCTCAAGTTGCCTATCGAGAAACAATTAGAAAAACAGTAGAACAAGAATATAAATATGCTAAACAATCAGGTGGGCGCGGTCAATATGGACACGTGTTTTTACGTCTTGAACCACTTGAGCCAGGAAGTGGATATGAGTTTGTTAATGATATTAAAGGTGGGGTAATTCCTAAAGAATATATTCCAGCTGTAGATAAGGGCATCCAAGAAGCTTTGCAAAATGGTGTTTTAGCAGGATATCCTGTAGAGGATGTAAAAGTAACTGTTTATGATGGAAGCTATCACGAAGTAGATTCATCTGAAATGGCATTTAAATTAGCTGCTTCTATGGGTTTTAAAGAAGGAGCTAGAAAAGCAGGAGCTGTAATTTTAGAACCTATGATGAAGGTTGAAGTTGAAACTCCAGAAGAATATATGGGAGATGTAATAGGCGATTTAAATAAACGTCGTGGTCAAGTGAATTCTATGGATGAAAGAGGTGGAAATAAAATTATTACAGCATTTTGTCCTTTAGCTGAAATGTTTGGCTATTCAACAGATCTTAGAAGTCAAACTCAAGGCCGTGCGACTTATTCTATGGAATTTGATCATTACGATGAAGTTCCAAAAAATGTTTCTGAAGAAATTATTAAAAAGAGAAATGGTTAA